The following coding sequences lie in one Oncorhynchus nerka isolate Pitt River linkage group LG14, Oner_Uvic_2.0, whole genome shotgun sequence genomic window:
- the LOC135575095 gene encoding mucin-2-like: MADPLEPSTPCLNTADPLEPSTPCLNTADPLEPSTPCLNTADPLEPSTPCLNTADPLEPSTPCLNTADPIEPSTPCLNTADPLEPSTSCLNTADPPDPSTPCLNTADPLEPSTPCLNTTDPLELSTSCLNTADPPDPSTPCLNTADPLEHSTPCLNTTDPLELSTSCLNTADPPDPSTPCLNTADPLEPSTPCLNTADPLEPSTPCLNMADLLEPSTPCLNTADPLEPSTPCLNTADPIEPSTPCLNTADPLEPSTSCLNTADPPDPSTPCLNTADPPDPSTPCLNTADPLEPSTPCLNTTDPLELSTSCLNTADPLEPSTPCLNTADPLEPSTSCLNTADPPDPSTPCLNTADPLEPSTPCLNTADPLEPSTPCLNTADPLEPSTPCLNTADPLEPSTPCLNTADPLEPSTPCLNTADPLEPSTPCLNTADPLEPSTPCLNTADPLEPSTPCLNMADLLEPSTPCLNTADPLDPSTPCLNTADPLEPSTPCLNTADPLEPSTPCLNTADPLEPSTPCLNTTDPLEPSTPCLNTADPLEPSTPCLNTADPLEPSTPCLNTADPLEPSTPCLNTADPLEPSTPCLNTADPLEPSTPCLNTADPLEPSTPCLNTADPLEPSTPCLNTADPLEPSTPCLNTADPLEPSTPCLNTTDWEDTLLLSD, from the coding sequence ATGGCTGACCCTCTAGAGCCCTCAACACCATGCCTGAACACGGCTGACCCTCTAGAGCCCTCAACACCTTGCCTGAACACAGCTGACCCTCTAGAGCCCTCAACACCATGCCTGAACACGGCTGACCCTCTAGAGCCCTCAACACCATGCCTGAACACGGCTGACCCTCTAGAGCCCTCAACACCCTGCCTGAACACAGCTGACCCTATAGAGCCCTCAACACCCTGCCTGAACACAGCTGACCCTCTAGAGCCCTCAACATCCTGCCTGAACACAGCTGACCCTCCAGACCCCTCAACACCATGCCTGAACACGGCTGACCCTCTAGAGCCCTCAACACCCTGCCTGAACACGACTGATCCTCTAGAGCTCTCAACATCCTGCCTGAACACAGCTGACCCTCCAGACCCCTCAACACCATGCCTGAACACGGCTGACCCTCTAGAGCACTCAACACCCTGCCTGAACACGACTGATCCTCTAGAGCTCTCAACATCCTGCCTGAACACAGCTGACCCTCCAGACCCCTCAACACCATGCCTGAACACGGCTGACCCTCTAGAGCCCTCAACACCCTGCCTGAACACGGCTGACCCTCTAGAGCCCTCAACACCCTGCCTGAACATGGCTGACCTTCTAGAGCCCTCAACACCATGCCTGAACACGGCTGACCCTCTAGAGCCCTCAACACCCTGCCTGAACACAGCTGACCCTATAGAGCCCTCAACACCCTGCCTGAACACAGCTGACCCTCTAGAGCCCTCAACATCCTGCCTGAACACAGCTGACCCTCCAGACCCCTCAACACCATGCCTGAACACGGCTGACCCTCCAGACCCCTCAACACCATGCCTGAACACGGCTGACCCTCTAGAGCCCTCAACACCCTGCCTGAACACGACTGACCCTCTAGAGCTCTCAACATCATGCCTGAACACGGCTGACCCTCTAGAGCCCTCAACACCCTGCCTGAACACAGCTGACCCTCTAGAGCCCTCAACATCCTGCCTGAACACAGCTGACCCTCCAGACCCCTCAACACCATGCCTGAACACGGCTGACCCTCTAGAGCCCTCAACACCCTGCCTGAACACAGCTGACCCTCTAGAGCCCTCAACACCCTGCCTGAACACGGCTGACCCTCTAGAGCCCTCAACACCCTGCCTGAACACAGCTGACCCTCTAGAGCCCTCAACACCCTGCCTGAACACGGCTGACCCTCTAGAGCCCTCAACACCATGCCTGAACACGGCTGACCCTCTAGAGCCCTCAACACCCTGCCTGAACACGGCTGACCCTCTAGAGCCCTCAACACCCTGCCTGAACACGGCTGACCCTCTAGAGCCCTCAACACCCTGCCTGAACATGGCTGACCTTCTAGAGCCCTCAACACCATGCCTGAACACGGCTGACCCTCTAGACCCCTCAACACCATGCCTGAACACGGCTGACCCTCTAGAGCCCTCAACACCCTGCCTGAACACGGCTGACCCTCTAGAGCCCTCAACACCCTGTCTGAACACGGCTGACCCTCTAGAGCCCTCAACACCCTGCCTGAACACGACTGACCCTCTAGAGCCCTCAACACCATGTCTGAACACGGCTGACCCTCTAGAGCCCTCAACACCATGCCTGAACACGGCTGACCCTCTAGAGCCCTCAACACCCTGCCTGAACACGGCTGACCCTCTAGAGCCCTCAACACCATGCCTGAACACGGCTGACCCTCTAGAGCCCTCAACACCCTGCCTGAACACGGCTGACCCTCTAGAGCCCTCAACACCATGCCTGAACACGGCTGACCCTCTAGAGCCCTCAACACCCTGCCTGAACACGGCTGACCCTCTAGAGCCCTCAACACCCTGCCTGAACACGGCTGACCCTCTAGAGCCCTCAACACCCTGCCTGAACACGGCTGACCCTCTAGAGCCCTCAACACCCTGCCTGAACACCACTGACTGGGAGGATACTCTTCTTCTTAGTGACTAA